A region from the Mycolicibacterium phlei genome encodes:
- a CDS encoding enoyl-CoA hydratase/isomerase family protein, producing the protein MTTDDRVLFDVDRDKRIATITLNNPRQRNSYDAAMRETLGRYLDQVAEDDDITVVLLRGAEGVFSTGADMNNAYAWYGDKDSPQAKRRPSQRRRLTVDRKSFGFYHNFMGFPKVTVGEISGYALGGGFEMALMTDISVIARDTKIGMPATRFLGPALGSLHMFFHRLGPVLARRLLLTGDIIEAGTVEHLGVFTETVAPEKVTARARYWAEKAAKMPADGVVIAKEAFRLVEQSQAYQGEEVASYLFHAFGTNLQFAEGEFNFVKTRARHGTKEAFRLRDEHFHVPEPE; encoded by the coding sequence ATGACCACCGATGACCGCGTGCTGTTCGACGTCGACCGCGACAAGCGAATCGCGACCATCACGCTGAACAACCCCAGACAGCGCAACTCCTACGACGCGGCGATGCGCGAGACCCTCGGCCGCTACCTCGACCAGGTGGCCGAGGACGACGACATCACCGTGGTGCTGCTGCGCGGTGCCGAGGGCGTGTTCTCCACGGGCGCGGACATGAACAACGCCTACGCCTGGTACGGCGACAAGGACTCGCCGCAGGCCAAGCGGCGGCCGAGTCAGCGGCGCCGACTCACGGTGGACCGCAAGTCATTCGGCTTCTACCACAACTTCATGGGCTTCCCGAAGGTCACGGTGGGGGAGATCAGCGGGTACGCGCTCGGCGGCGGTTTCGAGATGGCGCTGATGACCGACATCTCCGTCATCGCCCGCGACACCAAGATCGGCATGCCCGCGACCCGCTTCCTGGGGCCTGCGCTGGGCAGCCTGCACATGTTCTTCCACCGGCTGGGGCCGGTGCTGGCGCGGCGGCTGCTGCTCACCGGCGACATCATCGAGGCGGGCACCGTCGAGCACCTCGGCGTGTTCACCGAGACCGTCGCACCCGAGAAGGTGACCGCCCGCGCCCGGTACTGGGCCGAGAAGGCGGCGAAGATGCCCGCCGACGGCGTCGTGATCGCCAAGGAGGCCTTCCGGCTGGTCGAGCAGAGCCAGGCCTACCAGGGCGAGGAGGTGGCCAGCTACCTGTTCCACGCGTTCGGCACCAACCTGCAGTTCGCCGAGGGTGAGTTCAACTTCGTCAAGACCCGCGCCCGGCACGGCACCAAGGAGGCGTTCCGGCTGCGTGACGAGCACTTTCACGTCCCGGAACCGGAGTAG
- a CDS encoding thiolase family protein produces the protein MPTPVIVGAARTAIGRSFKGTLVNTPPEELITAVLPEVIRRSKIDPADIDDLIFAESHYGGGDLARYAADHAGLQHVPGQSVNRHCAGSLTAIGNAAAQIGSGMERVLIAGGVQSLSMTPLVNWRIPGPELKFEEKWMPPTHVETPDAPTRDMSITVGWNTAQTVGITREEMDAWAARSHQRAIAAIDAGKFVDEIVPLKVQQFDGSVIEFSVDEHPRRDTTAEKLAQLKPLHPEIEGFSITAGNSSGTNDAAAAVALVDADYAEANNLTRMATVKAWAAAGVPPRDCGLGAVKSIAKVLDRANLKPSDVTLWEINEAFASVPIAAVREFGLDEELVNFSGSGCSLGHPIAASGARMVTTLVYELQRRGGGIGVAAMCAGGGQGGAVVVEV, from the coding sequence ATGCCCACACCTGTCATCGTCGGTGCTGCCAGGACCGCCATCGGCCGTTCCTTCAAGGGGACGCTGGTCAACACTCCACCCGAGGAGCTGATCACCGCGGTGCTGCCGGAGGTGATCCGGCGCTCGAAGATCGACCCGGCCGACATCGACGACCTGATCTTCGCCGAATCCCATTACGGCGGCGGTGATCTGGCCCGCTACGCGGCCGACCACGCCGGCCTGCAGCACGTGCCGGGCCAGTCGGTCAACCGGCACTGCGCGGGCAGCCTGACCGCCATCGGCAACGCCGCGGCGCAGATTGGCTCCGGGATGGAGCGGGTGCTGATCGCCGGCGGTGTGCAGTCGCTGTCGATGACCCCGCTGGTGAACTGGCGCATCCCCGGCCCCGAGCTCAAGTTCGAGGAGAAGTGGATGCCGCCGACGCACGTCGAGACCCCCGACGCGCCGACCCGCGACATGTCGATCACCGTGGGCTGGAACACCGCACAGACCGTCGGCATCACCCGTGAGGAGATGGACGCCTGGGCGGCCCGGTCGCACCAGCGCGCCATCGCCGCGATCGACGCGGGCAAGTTCGTCGACGAGATCGTGCCGCTGAAGGTGCAGCAGTTCGACGGCTCGGTGATCGAGTTCAGCGTCGACGAGCATCCGCGCCGCGACACCACCGCCGAGAAGCTGGCCCAGCTCAAGCCGCTGCACCCGGAGATCGAGGGCTTCTCGATCACCGCCGGCAACAGCAGCGGCACCAACGACGCGGCGGCCGCGGTCGCGCTCGTCGACGCCGACTACGCCGAGGCCAACAACCTCACCAGGATGGCGACCGTGAAGGCCTGGGCCGCAGCCGGTGTGCCGCCGCGCGACTGCGGGCTCGGTGCGGTCAAGTCGATCGCTAAGGTGCTCGACCGGGCCAACCTCAAGCCGTCGGATGTGACGCTGTGGGAGATCAACGAGGCGTTCGCCTCGGTGCCCATCGCCGCGGTGCGCGAGTTCGGGCTCGACGAGGAACTGGTGAACTTCTCCGGCAGCGGGTGCAGCCTCGGCCATCCGATCGCGGCCTCGGGCGCGCGGATGGTGACCACGCTGGTCTACGAACTGCAGCGGCGCGGCGGCGGCATCGGCGTGGCCGCGATGTGCGCGGGCGGCGGCCAGGGCGGCGCCGTCGTCGTTGAGGTCTGA
- a CDS encoding FadR/GntR family transcriptional regulator has translation MTQRIRQPRVAEIVAARIRDDILSGRLKEGDVLPSQDGLLAEFAVSPPALREAIHLLETDGLISVRRGNVGGAVVRQPSAERTAHMISMVLQARSATPADVSGALLRLEPICAGMCAAREDRATEVVPYLEREIERQTADLGDPTRYVPNARRFHETVVSRCGNEPMILLIGSLELIWSAHESAVWADESSPDPMNDKTMRAALRDHQRLLDAIRDGNEARAVRLATDHLAAARRNTLAVGADKTIQAKLITNAQ, from the coding sequence ATGACCCAGCGGATCCGTCAACCCCGGGTGGCTGAGATCGTCGCCGCCCGGATCCGCGACGACATCCTGTCCGGCCGGCTCAAAGAGGGGGACGTGCTGCCCTCCCAGGACGGCCTGCTCGCCGAATTCGCGGTCAGCCCACCGGCGTTGCGGGAGGCGATTCACCTGCTCGAGACCGACGGGCTGATCTCGGTGCGGCGCGGCAACGTGGGCGGTGCGGTGGTGCGCCAGCCGTCGGCCGAACGCACCGCGCACATGATCAGCATGGTGCTGCAGGCCCGCTCGGCCACCCCGGCCGACGTCAGCGGCGCGTTGTTGCGCCTGGAACCGATCTGTGCGGGCATGTGTGCGGCCCGCGAGGACCGGGCGACCGAGGTGGTGCCGTACCTGGAACGTGAGATCGAGCGCCAGACGGCGGATCTGGGCGACCCGACGCGGTACGTACCCAACGCCCGCCGCTTCCACGAGACCGTCGTGTCCCGGTGCGGCAACGAGCCGATGATCCTGCTCATCGGGTCGCTGGAACTGATCTGGTCGGCGCACGAGTCCGCGGTCTGGGCCGACGAATCCAGCCCCGACCCGATGAACGACAAGACGATGCGGGCCGCGCTGCGCGACCACCAGCGTCTGCTCGACGCCATCCGTGACGGCAACGAGGCCCGTGCGGTGCGACTGGCCACCGACCACCTCGCCGCCGCGCGGCGCAACACGCTCGCCGTCGGCGCCGACAAGACGATCCAGGCCAAGCTCATCACCAACGCCCAGTGA